In Lentilactobacillus sp. SPB1-3, the sequence GTTCATGGAGATACGACAACTACCTTTGCTGCTAGTATCAGTGCGTTTTATCATAAAGTAAAAATTGGCCACGTTGAAGCTGGATTGAGAACTTATGACAAATTTTCTCCTTATCCAGAAGAAATGAATCGTCAGTTGACCGACGTTTTAGCTGACCTTTACTTCGCACCAACAGATTTGAGTAAACAAAATTTACTTAAAGAAAATCATCCGGAAGATAATATCTTTGTGACGGGGAATACCGCAATTGATGCACTTAATCAAACTGTCAGCATGGATTATCATCACGATGTTTTGGATGAAGTATCTCCAGACTCTAGAATGATCTTGATGACGATGCATCGCCGAGAAAATCAAGGTGAGCCAATGAAGCGGGCGTTTAGAGCTATCAAGCAAGTCATTGATGCTAATCCAGATGTCGAAGTGGTTTATCCTGTTCATTTAAGCCCAGCAGTACAATCTGCTGCTAAAGAGATTTTTGGTGACGACAAGCGGATTCATTTGATCAGTCCATTAGACGTTCTTGATTTTCACAATTTAGCTGCCAAAGCATATTTCATTATGACTGATTCAGGTGGTATTCAAGAAGAGGCGCCATCACTAGGTAAGCCAGTGTTGGTACTAAGGGATACCACTGAACGACCAGAAGGAATTACTGCTGGTACATTGAGACTAGTCGGTACTAATCCTGCCCAAATCACTGACTGGATGAATAAATTATTAACTGACCAAGCTGCATATGATGAGATGGCTGATGCCAAGAATCCATACGGTGATGGTCACGCTTCAGAAAGAATCTTACAAGCGATTATCGATAAGATTAGTAATTAAGTTGGAGGAAAGACAATTGGAATCTGTAAAGCCTAAAAAGTTCATGGATTTTATTAGATTGTTTTTAAGCAACTATAAAAATGGGGCGATTTCTGATTCAGCGGTCGTCTTGGCCTTTTATGCTGTCTTAGCGATTTTTCCAGTGTTTTTCATTGTTGGTAGTCTGTTGAATGTATTAAATATCAGACCAGAGGACGTGCAAATTTATTTAGAGCCGCTGTTCCCTGATCGGGTATATTCAACGCTTGAACCAATTATCAAATCCACTTTGTACGGAGGTAGCGCAGGTTCTTTATCAATTGGGTTGGTGGTTACTATTTGGTCTGCTAGCCGAGCAATTGCTGCTTTTCAACGAACTTTTAACCGAACGTATGGAGTGGCTGAAGATCAAAGTAGTGTTAGTAATCGAATCATTTCGTTTCTGTGGACACTAGTTTTGATTATCATTGTGGCAGCAGTATTGCTTTTCATGGTGTTCGGCCAAATGATTGCTAAATGGATTCAGCCGATCGCTAATATTTCAAATTCACTGATTCATTTTATTGGCACGATTAAATTTCCTGTCACTTTGATTGCCACTTGGTTTTTATTGACGCTGTTATTTTACCTTGTACCAATGGCTAGGGTTAAATTCCGCTATGTCTGGGTAGGAGCACTACTTTCCACGATTGGCTTACTTGCGCTAGCTCAAGGATTTTCGATTTACTTACAATTTTTTGGACGCAACATTACGGCGTATAAAACCATCGGAACGTTTATCGTGCTATTATTCTGGCTAGATTTTTCAGCTCTGATTATGTTAGTTGGAGGTGTGCTAAACGCTACACTACAAGAATTTATGGCTGGACCAATTCAAGAACAAGATGATGCATTAGCTAACGCTTTAAAATTGGCTCAAACAGCCACAGAACGTCGTAGAAATCGGATTAAAACTAATAACAAGTCATCAAAGAAGAGACCTCCAAGAAGGCCACAGCGTAGAAGAAAGCAACCCTGAAAATTTGAATTTTCAAAAAGGCTAGGTATAATCCGTAAACTTTGGATTGTACTTAGCCTTTTTCATACGTTTAAATCGTATTTAATTGTTAGATTGCTTAATTCGTTTCCCAAACTCAGTTTCATCGAAGTTATCAATCACGTTCCTTAGTGCTTCCTTGGAAAGGCTAGCACCAAATAATTCACTTCCTGGCTCGGTCATGATACCGTCACTTAATTGATAGTGAATAACCGGGTCAAATCCCATCGTATCAACAAAATGAGCAACGACGTCTACTGCATCGTGATCATCGCCGGCCACGAATAATGCCTTACGATTTGGATCACCAGATTCACGGGCATCTTCTTGTAAATTATGATATCCCATATGATTGAAAGTCTTCACGATGGTGCTCTTATTAAAATACTTTTGGACCTGTTCACTAGAAGTGGTATCGGGATCTAAAACCTCTTCACGGATACCATCAGTTTCCCACCAGTAGTTCATTGCATCGATGACCAACTTATCTTTTAACAATTTTGAATTAATATTTTTGTACCGACTTAACGGAATTGCCAAAATAATAATGTCGCTATTATTGACGACGCTTTGATTAGTAGAGGCAGTTGCACCTGGAACAAGTGTATCAATGGTTAAGGCGATCTTTTGAACTGATCCAGAGCCAGAAATCCTAACGTTGTAGCCTGCTGCAAGCGCTAATTGTGCCAACACAATCCCGACTTTTCCAGAACCTAAGATGCCGACATTCTTAATTTCAGTCATGTTATTCACCTTCCGATAGAATTTCTTTGACACGAGGGATTACTTTGCTACCGTACAGCTCAATCATTCTTTCCCGTTGTGCGGCAGT encodes:
- the wecB gene encoding non-hydrolyzing UDP-N-acetylglucosamine 2-epimerase, whose translation is MKKLKVMTIFGTRPEAIKMAPIILEMNQRLDQFIPVTVISAQHREMLDQVLEVFKITPDYDLNIMKQNQTLSDITTKIIEELDPIIEKELPDIILVHGDTTTTFAASISAFYHKVKIGHVEAGLRTYDKFSPYPEEMNRQLTDVLADLYFAPTDLSKQNLLKENHPEDNIFVTGNTAIDALNQTVSMDYHHDVLDEVSPDSRMILMTMHRRENQGEPMKRAFRAIKQVIDANPDVEVVYPVHLSPAVQSAAKEIFGDDKRIHLISPLDVLDFHNLAAKAYFIMTDSGGIQEEAPSLGKPVLVLRDTTERPEGITAGTLRLVGTNPAQITDWMNKLLTDQAAYDEMADAKNPYGDGHASERILQAIIDKISN
- a CDS encoding YihY/virulence factor BrkB family protein, which produces MESVKPKKFMDFIRLFLSNYKNGAISDSAVVLAFYAVLAIFPVFFIVGSLLNVLNIRPEDVQIYLEPLFPDRVYSTLEPIIKSTLYGGSAGSLSIGLVVTIWSASRAIAAFQRTFNRTYGVAEDQSSVSNRIISFLWTLVLIIIVAAVLLFMVFGQMIAKWIQPIANISNSLIHFIGTIKFPVTLIATWFLLTLLFYLVPMARVKFRYVWVGALLSTIGLLALAQGFSIYLQFFGRNITAYKTIGTFIVLLFWLDFSALIMLVGGVLNATLQEFMAGPIQEQDDALANALKLAQTATERRRNRIKTNNKSSKKRPPRRPQRRRKQP
- a CDS encoding NADPH-dependent F420 reductase — translated: MTEIKNVGILGSGKVGIVLAQLALAAGYNVRISGSGSVQKIALTIDTLVPGATASTNQSVVNNSDIIILAIPLSRYKNINSKLLKDKLVIDAMNYWWETDGIREEVLDPDTTSSEQVQKYFNKSTIVKTFNHMGYHNLQEDARESGDPNRKALFVAGDDHDAVDVVAHFVDTMGFDPVIHYQLSDGIMTEPGSELFGASLSKEALRNVIDNFDETEFGKRIKQSNN